In Streptomyces nojiriensis, one genomic interval encodes:
- a CDS encoding Rv2175c family DNA-binding protein, which yields MTEIDAKIDALVPSWLYLPDIAEMLGIEVTRVRQMVKEGQLIAVRRGENRSLQVPAPFIDGDKVVKGLVGLLTVLRDDRFTEEEILEWLFTEDPTLPGTPVQALSENRGTEVKRRAQALAL from the coding sequence GTGACCGAGATTGACGCAAAGATCGATGCCCTTGTCCCCTCATGGCTGTACCTCCCCGACATCGCGGAGATGCTCGGCATCGAGGTGACCCGGGTCCGCCAGATGGTCAAGGAAGGGCAGCTCATCGCCGTCCGCCGGGGCGAGAACCGCTCCCTGCAGGTTCCGGCCCCCTTCATCGACGGCGACAAGGTCGTCAAGGGCCTCGTCGGCCTGCTGACCGTGCTGCGCGACGACCGTTTCACCGAGGAGGAGATCCTGGAATGGCTCTTCACCGAGGATCCGACCCTGCCCGGCACCCCCGTGCAGGCGCTGAGCGAGAATCGCGGCACGGAGGTGAAGCGCCGCGCTCAGGCGCTCGCCCTCTGA
- a CDS encoding NAD(P)/FAD-dependent oxidoreductase produces MSEQTEQNQRGVVIVGAGMAGVQTAVALREQGFTGPVTLLGAEPHQPYDRPPLSKAVLLGKAEDSAFDVDFEGLDIDLRLGVEVTGLRAAVHELDTEAGPVPYGILVLATGAQPLTLPGTEGVPGVHLLRTLDDAARLRPVLAASPRAVVVGAGWIGAEFATAAREAGCEVTVVEAADRVLAGALPAEVAEPMARWYQEAGAELITGAKVAGIEEGRVLLADGRTLPAGAVVVGIGARPATGWLDGSGVERGPDGSVTADAYLRTSLPGVYAVGDCASFPSGRYGTRLLVHHWDNALQGPRTVAANILAGEPAQVYDPVPYFWSEQFGRFVQYAGHHGGADTLLLRGDPAGPAWSACWLRDGALVAVLVVGRPRDMAQGRRLIEAAVPLDPAKVSDPEVPLKSATA; encoded by the coding sequence GTGAGCGAGCAGACGGAACAGAATCAGCGCGGCGTCGTGATCGTCGGCGCCGGAATGGCCGGGGTCCAGACCGCGGTCGCCCTGCGGGAACAGGGCTTCACCGGCCCCGTGACCCTGCTGGGAGCCGAACCCCACCAGCCCTACGACCGGCCCCCGCTGTCCAAGGCGGTCCTCCTCGGCAAGGCCGAGGACTCCGCCTTCGACGTGGACTTCGAAGGCCTCGACATCGACCTCCGGCTCGGCGTCGAGGTCACCGGACTGCGTGCCGCCGTCCACGAGCTGGACACCGAGGCGGGACCGGTCCCGTACGGGATCCTCGTGCTGGCGACCGGCGCGCAGCCGCTGACCCTCCCCGGGACCGAGGGCGTCCCGGGCGTCCACCTGCTGCGCACCCTGGACGACGCGGCCCGGCTGCGCCCGGTGCTGGCCGCATCGCCCCGGGCCGTGGTCGTCGGGGCGGGCTGGATCGGCGCCGAGTTCGCGACCGCCGCCCGGGAGGCGGGCTGCGAGGTGACCGTGGTCGAGGCGGCGGACCGGGTGCTGGCGGGGGCCCTGCCCGCCGAGGTCGCCGAGCCGATGGCGCGCTGGTACCAGGAGGCGGGCGCGGAGCTGATCACCGGGGCGAAGGTCGCCGGGATCGAGGAGGGGCGGGTCCTGCTGGCGGACGGGCGGACCCTGCCCGCCGGCGCGGTGGTGGTGGGCATCGGCGCCCGCCCCGCCACCGGATGGCTGGACGGGAGCGGCGTGGAACGCGGCCCCGACGGCTCGGTCACCGCGGACGCGTACCTGCGGACCTCGCTGCCCGGCGTGTACGCGGTCGGCGACTGCGCCTCCTTCCCGTCCGGGCGGTACGGGACGCGGCTGCTCGTGCACCACTGGGACAACGCGCTCCAGGGACCGAGGACGGTCGCGGCGAACATCCTGGCCGGGGAGCCGGCCCAGGTCTACGACCCGGTGCCGTACTTCTGGTCGGAGCAGTTCGGGCGCTTCGTGCAGTACGCCGGACACCACGGCGGGGCCGACACCCTGCTCCTGCGCGGGGACCCGGCCGGACCCGCCTGGTCGGCGTGCTGGCTGCGCGACGGCGCGCTCGTCGCCGTGCTGGTCGTGGGCCGTCCGCGCGACATGGCGCAGGGCCGCCGGCTGATCGAGGCGGCGGTCCCGCTGGACCCCGCCAAGGTCTCCGACCCCGAGGTACCCCTCAAGTCGGCCACGGCCTGA
- the thiO gene encoding glycine oxidase ThiO: MHSSRTPRTPRTGSDVLVIGGGIIGLVTAWRAAARGLRTVLADPAPGGGAAQVAAGMLAPVTELHYGEEALLGLGLASAARYPQFAAELAEASGGMDIGYRACGTLAVALDADDRLHLRELHALQRRCGLESEWLTGRECRRLEPMLAPGVRGGLRVDGDHQVDPRRLAAALLAACERAGVTIHRAGAERLLTTADRATGALLDDGTELLADQVVLAAGSLTGRLAGVPPEVVAPVRPVKGQVLRLTVPTAYAPFLSRTVRAVVRGSHVYLVPRENGELVIGATSEELGWDTTVTAGGVYELLRDAHELVPGITELPLTETRAGLRPGSPDNAPLLGPTELPGLHLATGHYRNGVLLTPLTGEVLAELLATGELPEIARPFTPRRFSAARQESYA, from the coding sequence ATGCACTCATCCCGAACACCCCGAACACCTCGGACGGGATCCGACGTCCTCGTCATCGGGGGCGGAATCATCGGCCTGGTCACCGCCTGGCGGGCCGCCGCGCGTGGACTGCGCACCGTACTCGCCGACCCCGCACCCGGCGGCGGCGCCGCCCAGGTCGCGGCCGGCATGCTCGCCCCCGTCACCGAACTGCACTACGGCGAGGAAGCCCTGCTGGGCCTCGGCCTCGCCTCCGCCGCGCGCTATCCGCAGTTCGCCGCCGAGCTCGCCGAAGCCAGCGGCGGCATGGACATCGGCTACCGCGCCTGCGGCACCCTCGCCGTGGCCCTCGACGCCGACGACCGCCTCCACCTGCGCGAACTGCACGCCCTGCAGCGCCGCTGCGGCCTGGAGTCCGAGTGGCTCACCGGCCGCGAGTGCCGCCGCCTGGAGCCCATGCTCGCCCCGGGCGTACGCGGCGGCCTGCGCGTCGACGGCGACCACCAGGTCGACCCCCGCCGACTCGCGGCCGCCCTGCTGGCCGCCTGCGAACGCGCCGGCGTGACCATCCACCGGGCCGGCGCGGAGCGGCTCCTCACCACCGCCGACCGGGCCACCGGCGCCCTCCTCGACGACGGCACGGAGCTGCTCGCCGACCAGGTGGTCCTCGCCGCGGGCTCGCTCACCGGCCGGCTGGCGGGCGTACCGCCGGAGGTCGTGGCCCCCGTACGGCCGGTCAAGGGACAGGTCCTGCGGCTCACGGTGCCCACCGCGTACGCGCCGTTCCTGTCGCGGACCGTACGGGCCGTCGTCCGCGGCAGCCACGTCTACCTGGTGCCGCGCGAGAACGGCGAGCTCGTCATCGGCGCCACCAGCGAGGAACTCGGCTGGGACACCACCGTCACCGCGGGCGGGGTCTACGAACTCCTGCGCGACGCCCACGAACTGGTCCCCGGCATCACCGAACTCCCGCTCACCGAGACCCGGGCGGGACTGCGCCCCGGATCCCCCGACAACGCCCCGCTGCTCGGCCCGACCGAGCTGCCGGGCCTGCACCTGGCCACCGGGCACTACCGCAACGGGGTGCTGCTGACCCCGCTCACCGGCGAGGTCCTCGCCGAGCTGCTGGCCACCGGCGAACTGCCGGAGATCGCGCGCCCCTTCACCCCCCGCCGGTTCTCCGCCGCACGTCAGGAGTCGTACGCATGA
- the thiS gene encoding sulfur carrier protein ThiS yields the protein MTISVNGEPREIAAGATLDTVVATLTTAPSGVAAALNETVVPRGQWPATVVGDGDRVEILTAVQGG from the coding sequence ATGACCATCTCCGTCAACGGCGAGCCGCGCGAGATCGCGGCCGGCGCCACCCTCGACACGGTGGTCGCCACCCTGACCACCGCCCCCTCCGGCGTCGCCGCCGCACTCAACGAGACGGTGGTCCCGCGCGGGCAGTGGCCGGCCACCGTCGTGGGCGACGGCGACCGGGTCGAGATCCTGACCGCGGTACAGGGAGGCTGA